A window of the Deltaproteobacteria bacterium genome harbors these coding sequences:
- the purH gene encoding bifunctional phosphoribosylaminoimidazolecarboxamide formyltransferase/IMP cyclohydrolase, translating into MTDRLALLSVSDKAGLVEFARELNSLGWKLLSTGGTARTLRDAGLKVTDVSDYTGFPEMMDGRVKTLHPKIHGGLLGRRSVPAHTDAMKANGVTPIDLVCVNLYPFEQTVARLGATLDEAIENIDIGGPSMLRSAAKNSEDVTVICDPIDYDIVCRELKSNGNRTSRETRFRLAVKAYQHTAAYDAAISNWLAQKIDGESTRFPSQLTVPLVRVRELRYGENPHQKAALYREKSPGPYSLAAGEVLQGKELSYNNWLDLHAALELVREFIPPAVSIIKHNNPCGCATASELSEAYRKAHEADPVSAFGGIVGLNREVDGPAARRMSEIFLECVVAPNFSAEALEILSAKKNLRLVRVPFPPVPDGAASTAGIGSYEFRRISGGMLVQDWDTADAPEADWKVVTRRPPSEAERRALAFAWKVSRHVKSNAIVLARDGQLVGTGAGQMNRVDSARLAVERSVLGTKDVVCASDAFFPFPDGLETVARAGATAAIQPGGSVRDDEVIRAADAAGMAMVFTGFRHFRH; encoded by the coding sequence GTGACGGATCGTCTGGCGTTGCTGTCGGTATCAGACAAGGCGGGACTGGTGGAATTCGCAAGGGAGCTGAACAGCCTTGGCTGGAAGCTGCTCTCCACCGGCGGCACTGCCCGCACCCTTCGTGATGCAGGACTCAAGGTTACTGACGTGTCGGATTACACGGGCTTTCCGGAAATGATGGACGGGCGGGTGAAGACCCTGCATCCGAAGATTCATGGCGGCCTGCTCGGTCGCCGGAGTGTTCCTGCCCACACGGATGCGATGAAAGCCAATGGGGTCACGCCCATCGACCTCGTGTGCGTGAATCTCTACCCATTCGAACAAACAGTGGCCCGCCTTGGTGCAACGCTGGACGAGGCGATCGAGAACATCGACATCGGCGGCCCCTCAATGCTCCGCTCGGCCGCCAAAAACAGCGAAGACGTGACTGTCATCTGTGATCCCATCGATTACGACATCGTGTGCCGTGAACTGAAATCGAACGGAAACCGGACCAGCAGGGAAACCCGGTTCCGCCTTGCCGTCAAGGCCTACCAGCATACGGCCGCCTATGATGCAGCAATTTCCAACTGGCTGGCGCAAAAAATTGACGGCGAAAGCACCCGCTTCCCCTCGCAGCTGACCGTGCCGCTGGTTCGTGTCAGGGAACTTCGCTACGGCGAAAATCCACACCAGAAGGCCGCCCTATACCGGGAAAAAAGCCCAGGACCCTATTCGCTGGCGGCGGGTGAGGTTCTCCAGGGCAAAGAGCTCTCCTACAACAACTGGCTGGACCTGCACGCTGCCCTTGAGCTGGTGCGTGAGTTCATCCCTCCAGCCGTGTCGATCATCAAGCACAATAACCCCTGTGGATGCGCCACCGCCAGCGAACTGAGCGAAGCCTACCGCAAGGCCCATGAAGCCGACCCGGTGAGCGCATTCGGGGGTATCGTGGGCCTGAATCGCGAAGTGGATGGTCCGGCCGCCCGCCGGATGTCCGAGATATTCCTTGAGTGCGTTGTTGCACCGAATTTTTCCGCTGAGGCGCTGGAGATCCTTTCAGCCAAAAAGAATCTCCGCCTCGTCCGTGTGCCATTTCCGCCGGTTCCAGACGGTGCAGCCTCTACAGCCGGAATCGGTTCATACGAATTCCGGCGGATAAGCGGCGGCATGCTGGTCCAGGACTGGGATACCGCAGATGCCCCTGAAGCAGACTGGAAGGTAGTCACTAGGCGCCCACCCTCCGAGGCCGAACGCCGGGCCCTTGCCTTCGCATGGAAAGTCTCCAGGCACGTGAAGTCGAACGCCATCGTACTCGCCCGTGACGGACAGCTCGTCGGGACTGGCGCTGGCCAGATGAACCGGGTGGATTCGGCCCGGCTTGCAGTGGAACGGTCTGTGCTAGGGACGAAGGATGTCGTCTGTGCATCGGATGCCTTTTTCCCGTTTCCTGACGGTCTTGAAACCGTCGCTCGTGCCGGCGCTACTGCCGCCATCCAGCCCGGAGGAAGCGTTCGCGACGACGAGGTGATTCGCGCAGCTGATGCGGCAGGCATGGCGATGGTATTTACCGGTTTCCGCCATTTCCGCCATTGA
- a CDS encoding bile acid:sodium symporter — MKLFAGFSRLFPLWVILGSAAAFAVPELVLPAAPLLRGLFIATMFCTGMVLHESELNEIRRNPWPVAGGVSLQFLIMPLAAFAISRLLPLEPIDQLGLILAGAVPGAMASNTITYLAGGDVAFSVAMTVVSTALAPVLTPLLTGFYSGTAVSLDTGSMMFDIFLTVVLPVAAGYTLRYFFTEQVVQIEPVLASASVFSITGIIAIVTAQNAGRIVSVGAMVILAVILVNGTGYLLGYLGARLGGLDRRRRLTVAIEIGMQNAGLSTVLASRYISPEAALAGSFYTVWCVITGSLLSPFRREAAADRQIAELAATAQEKPVRMSDNTEDDNGSTAQPAGPRRPINLPGNPVILERSEHPVSRKSISPEAQKVLYRLRSEGYRAFLVGGSVRDLLLGRKPKDFDVATDASPRQVARLFRNARVIGRRFRVVHVRFGRDTVIEVATFRATPKPGQGDDEQQVAEEFAGNEADEFMHDNAMASAPIGDDLDDEPTETDALRIVAEAAHADEEDDDTEDESNVEDHSTGVQERRPRPPLPHRETGENPHLQWDDNVFGTAEEDAFRRDLSINGLFYDIDSFCVIDYVGGLDDLRHRLIRTIGDPNVRFLEDPVRMIRAIRHAARVGFRIEDNTWEAIKIHHEQIKNCSRARVLEEFLRELSRGSSHASLTLLEKTGLLRDILPPLADALGPCPGENDHQKRAWRRFEVADQCYQRGELPEELAYTVAVAPYNDDLVDAISSPDFDVGRLPGVLTQAGERIGEINRRLAVPRRLGIPAVNIYLNFMLLRRGLGTGRMNARLVTSPQRMQQCYPLYTIDALARGEQPQTIDEFLNMPRQKKRSSNRRRPGRRGSSGH, encoded by the coding sequence GTGAAACTGTTTGCCGGCTTTTCAAGACTGTTTCCCCTGTGGGTCATCCTTGGATCTGCAGCCGCTTTTGCCGTACCAGAGCTGGTTCTCCCCGCTGCACCCCTGCTCCGTGGCCTGTTCATCGCCACCATGTTCTGCACCGGCATGGTGCTGCACGAATCCGAGCTGAATGAAATCCGGCGGAATCCGTGGCCCGTGGCTGGCGGTGTCTCGCTCCAGTTTCTCATCATGCCGCTGGCGGCATTTGCCATCTCCCGGCTGCTGCCTCTGGAGCCGATAGACCAACTGGGCCTCATTCTGGCCGGTGCGGTCCCCGGAGCGATGGCCAGCAACACGATCACCTATCTCGCCGGCGGGGACGTGGCCTTTTCCGTGGCGATGACCGTTGTATCAACAGCACTGGCACCAGTCCTGACGCCACTGCTGACCGGCTTCTATTCCGGTACGGCTGTATCTCTGGACACCGGCAGCATGATGTTCGATATTTTTCTGACAGTCGTACTGCCGGTCGCGGCTGGCTACACCCTTCGGTACTTTTTCACGGAACAGGTGGTACAGATAGAGCCTGTCCTGGCGTCTGCCAGCGTTTTTTCGATAACTGGAATCATCGCGATTGTCACCGCGCAGAATGCAGGGCGTATTGTCAGTGTTGGTGCGATGGTGATCCTTGCAGTCATCCTGGTAAACGGAACGGGATATCTCCTGGGCTATCTGGGAGCTCGTCTGGGTGGGCTTGACCGCAGGCGGCGGCTGACCGTGGCCATTGAGATCGGCATGCAGAACGCGGGGCTTTCCACTGTGCTGGCGAGCCGGTATATCTCTCCTGAGGCGGCTCTGGCCGGGTCGTTTTATACTGTCTGGTGCGTTATCACCGGATCACTGCTCTCCCCCTTCCGCCGGGAAGCCGCAGCTGACCGGCAGATTGCAGAACTGGCGGCCACTGCCCAGGAGAAACCTGTTCGAATGAGCGATAACACTGAGGATGACAATGGATCCACGGCCCAGCCGGCTGGCCCACGCCGGCCCATCAACTTGCCGGGAAATCCTGTAATTCTGGAGCGGAGCGAGCATCCGGTTTCACGCAAGTCGATCTCGCCAGAGGCCCAGAAAGTCCTTTACCGGCTGAGATCAGAAGGGTACCGGGCGTTTCTCGTCGGTGGATCGGTGAGGGATCTTCTACTTGGCCGCAAGCCCAAGGATTTCGACGTTGCCACTGACGCTTCCCCCCGGCAAGTGGCCCGGCTGTTCCGGAATGCACGGGTAATCGGCCGCCGTTTCCGGGTAGTCCATGTCCGGTTCGGCCGGGACACAGTGATCGAGGTCGCCACATTCCGCGCTACCCCCAAACCCGGTCAAGGCGATGACGAGCAGCAGGTTGCCGAGGAATTTGCCGGAAACGAAGCCGACGAATTCATGCATGACAATGCCATGGCTTCAGCTCCGATTGGCGATGACCTGGATGATGAGCCGACCGAAACGGATGCGCTCAGAATCGTGGCGGAAGCCGCCCATGCAGACGAAGAAGATGACGATACTGAGGACGAAAGCAATGTTGAGGATCATTCTACGGGAGTTCAGGAGCGGCGGCCGCGCCCCCCGTTGCCGCACAGGGAAACAGGCGAGAACCCGCATCTACAGTGGGACGATAACGTCTTTGGCACCGCTGAAGAGGATGCATTCCGGCGCGATCTTTCCATAAACGGCCTTTTCTACGACATCGATTCGTTTTGCGTGATTGATTACGTAGGCGGTCTCGATGATCTCAGACATCGTCTTATCCGTACCATTGGAGATCCGAATGTCCGGTTTCTTGAAGATCCTGTCCGGATGATCCGCGCCATCCGCCATGCGGCGCGTGTCGGGTTCCGGATAGAGGACAACACATGGGAGGCAATCAAGATTCACCACGAGCAGATCAAGAACTGCTCAAGGGCCCGCGTGCTGGAGGAGTTCCTGCGCGAGCTTTCCCGGGGAAGCTCACACGCCTCGCTGACACTGCTTGAGAAAACAGGGCTTCTGCGCGATATTCTTCCGCCGCTGGCCGATGCCCTTGGCCCCTGTCCCGGAGAAAACGATCACCAGAAGCGGGCCTGGCGGCGGTTTGAAGTGGCCGATCAGTGTTACCAGCGCGGCGAGCTCCCTGAGGAACTCGCCTATACTGTCGCCGTGGCTCCCTATAATGACGATCTCGTAGATGCCATATCCAGCCCCGATTTCGATGTAGGGCGGCTGCCCGGTGTGCTAACGCAGGCCGGAGAACGAATTGGGGAGATCAACCGGCGGCTGGCCGTACCACGCCGGCTCGGCATCCCGGCTGTGAATATCTATCTGAATTTCATGCTTCTCCGCCGGGGCCTTGGTACCGGACGCATGAATGCCCGGCTCGTCACGAGTCCCCAGCGGATGCAGCAGTGCTATCCGCTCTATACAATCGATGCGCTGGCCCGCGGCGAACAGCCGCAAACCATTGATGAATTCCTGAACATGCCCCGCCAGAAAAAGCGTAGCAGCAACCGGCGGCGCCCCGGCCGCCGAGGTTCATCCGGCCACTGA
- a CDS encoding tetratricopeptide repeat protein: protein MQERIYKNFSWLALLTLGIASVVIYLPAISAPLVFDDQFTIITNEGLAQWDYWLHYSWLHLLNNLDTVFAKNIFRPVLFISLALNQSLLGQSPEGFRAINLVIHAINTILVFVVVRRGFEGIRFSPVSPAWTPILAAAFVAATFAAHPVQSEPVIYISARSSSLSLMFMLIAWLLIERVLVREATGQTGLLRTIFRYAAAVLCTGVAVLSKESAVILPVILFIYDRWIITPQTIAATDEPDVRARSLRQSILFVSPFAIVAILFAAFRLSVLGVTEALEVRPGDFHLLATNLKAYWHYFWLWLAPISLSIDHDFVYEHSLLNWRSLVAAAGLFLFLWWAWRRRQSAPLTAFAVMGAIISLMPTTGITPLQDILVENRMYGGTIFIALIVLQMIRFFWDVGETRARVWTVAAAIAVLSLWIWRIEVRMRDWNSALTLWEATSRVSGTKSRVHYNLGVAYLDAGRDEKAMEEFSRAIELDPNNDSARLNLATLAISVAFKMTLWDERSVKRMEHYLQLARTELRYLADRGYKRPEAFYNLADSYRLENQPREALYFALEAVRADPERGPSYDLLGRIYEMYAIDPEVIREYDPGRWKSRKDWLNEKERLTAEYHKYYDQAFDAYTQALELGVPNRVEVMKLQARAKLRAGDPEEAERLMYGVINESADDPRSHFMMGTILDARNRTHLARDYYRTAIQIDPTFADAHFRLARLLEKERDYAGAEAHYRNAQNFDSRYQKAWFEFQKLLTTAEIDITPRFRPPR from the coding sequence ATGCAGGAACGGATTTACAAGAACTTCTCCTGGCTGGCCTTGCTCACGCTGGGCATCGCCTCAGTCGTGATCTATCTGCCGGCCATCAGCGCGCCGCTGGTCTTTGATGACCAGTTCACCATCATCACTAATGAAGGCCTGGCGCAGTGGGACTACTGGCTCCATTACAGCTGGCTGCATCTTCTCAACAATCTCGACACGGTTTTTGCGAAAAACATCTTCCGGCCGGTTTTGTTCATTTCACTGGCCCTGAACCAGTCCCTCCTGGGCCAGTCTCCCGAAGGTTTCCGGGCAATCAATCTTGTCATCCATGCCATCAACACGATCCTGGTTTTCGTCGTGGTCCGGCGCGGCTTTGAAGGCATCCGCTTTAGCCCCGTCAGTCCGGCCTGGACGCCAATACTCGCAGCCGCCTTTGTAGCGGCCACCTTCGCGGCTCACCCGGTCCAGTCCGAACCCGTCATTTACATCAGCGCCCGGTCCAGCTCTCTCTCACTGATGTTCATGCTGATCGCCTGGTTATTGATCGAACGGGTGCTTGTCCGTGAAGCCACGGGACAGACCGGTCTTCTCAGGACCATTTTCCGCTACGCGGCAGCCGTGCTCTGCACGGGAGTAGCGGTTCTCTCGAAGGAAAGCGCAGTCATTCTTCCGGTCATTCTTTTTATCTATGACCGGTGGATCATTACGCCACAAACCATTGCGGCAACAGACGAACCCGATGTTCGCGCCCGGTCGCTCCGCCAGTCGATTCTGTTCGTGAGCCCATTCGCCATCGTGGCCATCCTGTTCGCCGCCTTCCGGCTGTCCGTGCTCGGCGTTACGGAAGCGCTCGAAGTCAGGCCGGGCGATTTCCACCTGCTTGCCACGAACCTGAAGGCATACTGGCACTATTTCTGGCTGTGGCTCGCACCGATCAGCCTTTCGATCGACCACGATTTTGTGTATGAACACTCACTGCTCAACTGGCGCTCGCTGGTTGCCGCCGCAGGGCTCTTTCTGTTTCTCTGGTGGGCATGGAGGCGGCGGCAATCGGCTCCCCTCACCGCCTTCGCCGTTATGGGCGCCATCATATCGCTGATGCCAACGACTGGCATTACTCCGCTTCAGGATATTCTGGTTGAAAACCGGATGTACGGCGGGACCATATTCATCGCCCTGATCGTGCTCCAGATGATTCGTTTCTTCTGGGATGTGGGCGAAACCCGCGCACGCGTTTGGACAGTAGCCGCTGCCATCGCCGTTCTGTCCCTGTGGATCTGGCGCATCGAAGTCCGAATGAGGGACTGGAACTCGGCACTCACCCTGTGGGAAGCCACTTCCCGTGTCTCGGGTACAAAGTCCCGTGTTCACTACAACCTGGGGGTAGCCTATCTGGATGCCGGCAGGGACGAAAAGGCCATGGAGGAGTTCTCCCGGGCTATCGAGCTCGATCCAAACAATGACAGTGCCCGGCTCAACCTGGCGACGCTGGCTATCTCTGTCGCATTCAAGATGACCCTCTGGGATGAACGCTCGGTCAAGCGCATGGAGCACTACCTCCAGCTCGCACGGACGGAGCTCAGATATCTGGCCGACCGGGGATACAAGCGTCCGGAGGCTTTCTACAATCTCGCCGACTCTTACCGGCTGGAGAACCAGCCCCGCGAAGCGCTCTATTTTGCGCTGGAGGCGGTAAGGGCTGACCCGGAGCGAGGACCAAGCTATGACCTGCTGGGCCGGATTTACGAGATGTATGCGATCGATCCCGAAGTCATTCGCGAATACGACCCCGGCCGGTGGAAAAGCCGGAAGGACTGGCTGAATGAAAAGGAACGGCTCACTGCCGAGTATCACAAGTATTATGATCAGGCTTTTGATGCCTACACACAGGCGCTTGAGCTCGGAGTTCCCAACCGCGTTGAGGTGATGAAGCTCCAGGCCAGGGCAAAGCTCCGGGCTGGCGATCCCGAAGAAGCCGAACGGCTCATGTACGGCGTCATCAATGAATCGGCCGATGATCCCCGGTCCCACTTCATGATGGGCACCATTCTGGACGCCAGAAACCGTACACATCTGGCCAGGGACTACTACCGGACAGCCATACAGATAGATCCGACGTTTGCAGACGCACATTTCAGACTTGCCAGGCTGCTGGAGAAGGAGCGGGACTACGCGGGGGCCGAAGCTCATTACCGGAATGCCCAGAATTTCGATAGCCGTTACCAGAAAGCCTGGTTCGAGTTCCAGAAACTCCTCACCACTGCAGAAATCGACATTACGCCGCGGTTCCGGCCGCCCCGTTAA